A stretch of Astyanax mexicanus isolate ESR-SI-001 chromosome 21, AstMex3_surface, whole genome shotgun sequence DNA encodes these proteins:
- the LOC125785873 gene encoding protein qua-1-like, which translates to MVKVVVKMMVKMMVKVMMKLIVKVMVDGDGDGEGDGEGYGHDDMEGEDDGDGEGDSEGDGKGDSDGDGKGKGKGDGKGEGNGKGKGDGKGKGDGEGKVDCKDEGDGEGDGEGKGDGEGKGEGKGKGDGEGEGDGEGEDDGKGEGDGKANGKGDGEDDSDGEGEDESSGHLAAAADYPPGSGSPGLALNTSLCNEALWLLARRLKLDDVGHLY; encoded by the exons atggtgaagGTGGTGGTGAAGATGATGGTGAAGATGATGGTGAAGGTGATGATGAAGTTGATTGTGAAGGTGATGgtggatggtgatggtgatggagaAGGTGATGGTGAGGGTTATGGTCATGATGATATGGAAGGTgaagatgatggtgatggtgaaggTGATAGTGAAGGTGATGGTAAAggtgatagtgatggtgatggtaaaggtaaaggtaaaggtGATGGTAAAGGTGAAGGTAATGGTAAAGGTAAAGGTGATGGTAAAGGTAAAGGTGATGGTGAAGGTAAAGTTGACTGTAAAGATGAAGGTGATGGTGAAGGTGATGGTGAAGGTAAAGGTGATGGTGAAGGTAAAGGTGAAGGTAAAGGTAAAGGTGATGGTGAAGGTGAAGGTGATGGTGAAGGTGAAGATGATGGTAAAGGTGAAGGTGATGGTAAAGCTAATGGTAAAGGTGATGGTGAAGATGATAGTGATGGTGAAGGTGAAG ACGAGTCCAGCGGCCATCTGGCTGCAGCTGCAGATTACCCGCCTGGTTCTGGCTCCCCTGGGCTCGCCTTAAACACCTCCCTCTGTAATGAAGCGCTGTGGCTCCTGGCAAG GCGTCTAAAACTGGACGATGTGGGTCACCTGTATTAA